A portion of the Symphalangus syndactylus isolate Jambi chromosome 13, NHGRI_mSymSyn1-v2.1_pri, whole genome shotgun sequence genome contains these proteins:
- the LOC129460569 gene encoding putative protein C3P1: MPVRSLFPESWLWRKFTLPKSESGISHYPISVKVPDSITTWQFVAVSLKAGQGLCVSDPFELTVMKSFFVDLKLPSSVIRNEQVQIQAVLYNFRDRQAKVRVEFPHKETLCSASKPGAPSRQAGGQIQQTSYSIVLEPQGQTQTKLVPRQEFLNMVPDTEAEVFISVQGYTRMLTHRSSDGTYHTSKGNPGSTWLTSYVFRVFALAYSMMTTQVLSLSSLCDMANWIIIDRQAEDGHFLEKGPVVMTSMQGGYQGSEEDVSLTALVLIALNEGKELCSQKNLMVSIERARGFLERKLPDIQTTFAVAIASYALALAKSSQANDRLDSFASPSGCGMLLNQPQPWSGEGVISNPAMCHSSLSVS; the protein is encoded by the exons ATGCCTGTGCGGTCCTTGTTCCCCGAGAGTTGGCTCTGGAGGAAGTTCACTCTGCCAAAGAGTGAATCGGG CATCTCCCATTACCCCATCTCCGTGAAGGTGCCAGATTCCATCACCACGTGGCAGTTTGTGGCGGTCAGCCTCAAGGCTGGACAAG GTCTCTGTGTCTCGGACCCCTTTGAGCTGACAGTTATGAAATCGTTCTTTGTGGACCTTAAGTTGCCCTCCTCCGTGATCAGGAATGAGCAGGTCCAGATCCAAGCCGTGTTGTACAATTTCAGGGATCGCCAGGCCAAG GTCCGAGTGGAGTTCCCCCACAAGGAGACGCTGTGCAGTGCGTCAAAGCCAGGAGCACCATCCCGCCAG GCAGGGGGTCAGATCCAGCAAACGTCCTATAGCATCGTCCTGGAACCCCAAG GTCAGACCCAGACAAAATTGGTGCCAAGACAGGAGTTCTTGAACATGGTACCCGACACGGAGGCGGAAGTGTTCATAAGCGTTCAAG GCTACACTCGGATGCTGACCCACCGGAGTTCAGACGGCACCTACCACACCTCCAAGGGGAACCCAGGAAGCACTTG GCTCACAAGCTATGTGTTCCGCGTCTTTGCCCTGGCCTACTCTATGATGACGACTCAAGTGCTTAGCCTGTCCTCTCTCTGTGACATGGCCAACTGGATCATCATCGACAGGCAGGCAGAGGATGGGCACTTCCTGGAGAAGGGCCCTGTGGTCATGACATCCATGCAG GGTGGCTACCAAGGCTCCGAGGAGGATGTATCCCTCACAGCTCTTGTCCTGATAGCCCTGAATGAGGGAAAGGAGTTGTGCAGCCAGAAG AATTTGATGGTCAGCATCGAGAGAGCCCGTGGCTTCCTGGAGAGAAAACTTCCCGACATTCAGACAACCTTTGCCGTAGCCATAGCCTCCTACGCACTGGCCCTTGCCAAGAGCTCCCAAGCCAACGACCGCCTGGACAGCTTTGCCAGCCCTAGTGGGTGTGGGATGCTTCTTAATCAACCTCAGCcatggagtggggagggggtgatCTCAAATCCAGCAATGTGTCATTCATCACTTAGTGTTTCCTGA